A genomic window from Silene latifolia isolate original U9 population chromosome Y, ASM4854445v1, whole genome shotgun sequence includes:
- the LOC141628919 gene encoding uncharacterized protein LOC141628919: MAQQWRMSSSFNCRINNTKLGGGKIRKERVALTPTDMRTILAREDHLSFRILSLKTVTFGIRDFGPEYLAPISAIKARVSSSKFSGFNSRNKQELKLAKLTIVQLQAQMEERMKAIEESMGSMKDQNQRIELLLQALQNRQQNGRVNEEPENREGIPHPHPRNFSFNPKIEFPQFDGNNARLWVKKCNRYFELCKIPNNQKADLASLYVIGKAESWVQSYMSVRANVDWNDFAMDLCARFKEAIDSKVVEEFNKLCQVGSLEDYLDTFEHLRGLMLQRNRLLPDQYFLDSFVGGLKPAVKPFVKAFKPGSLTEAVEYARLQEETISATKNVNRPLLEKPPQMKPNYTPFQTQYRPGSSNYQKYDSRTTPTPTGQSFQRTNTNMGSFKTNPRHRPPLPADVEERRRKNLCFYCDEQYTAGHICKGKLYRIQVVPIEDNEGFTDEGELEDEIDLNTVENDTEENSVEEQPLISLNAMSGHNSFQTMRVTGKVRSQSVHILIDSGSTHNFLDEEVAKKLGCRISGTYPLEVSVANGDKIMTTKVCRKFKWQLHGVEFSADVMVVPLGGCEMVLGIQWLASLGPVSWDFKELRMEFLYREKKVVLRGVKGGNCYWLNGEKMRKNCMNGQIFALQVQPAENTSTGLNHMTSSEVIEEVLKEFPDVFEEPTTLPPHRSHDHQIHLIPGTAPINVRPYRYPVIQKDAIEQITKEMLESGVVQHSQSPFSSPVVLVKKKDGTWRLCVDYRELNKHTVKDKFPIPVIDELLDELHGSTVFSKIDLRAGYWQIRMADQDVPKTAFRTHEGHYEFLVMPFGLTNAPSTFQSLMNSIFSVYLRKFILVFFDDILIYSSSMAAHKEHLRIALQILREHNLFAKRSKCIFGVNEVDYLGHIISGEGVSTDPSKIKAMMEWPMPKNVKELRGFLGLTGYYRKFIKAYGIISKPLTNLLRKNGFTWTEQATAAFKSLQAAMVKAPVLALPNFSEQFEVETDASGKGIGAVLSQKGHPIAFISKALSERHLALSTYEKELLAVIMAVEKWRPYLIGRHFTIKTDHFSLKYLLEQKITTPFQSKCLPKLLGLDYEVIYRKGKENTVADSLSRITGGELLAITVTQVRTDLLQKVYSSWQEQGCQELIQSLKDQVNPQSKYKWENDRLSGERKIGSRTDEMLRKEILSLMHESALGGHSGTHVTTKRVAALFYWKHLKKDVRNLIRQCVHVELRMSTAYHPQTDGQTEVVNKCLETYLRCMTGEHPKDWAQWIPLAQWWYNSNFHTSIGTTPFEVVFGQPPHIHVPYISGDSIVAAVDRSLKTREECIKMLKFHLQRAQVRMKNQSDKHRSSTTSDWEPGSSICLNLPAHARVHPVFHVSQLRKHHGPAPVVASIPIVDENLQLRAEPVAVLERKMSRKGMGYEVYLLVHWSNGTQEDATWEPYDDFVKRFPDFKVNDT, translated from the exons ATGGCTCAACAATGGCGGATGAGTTCGTCTTTTAATTGCAGAATAAACAATACAAAGCTGGGTGGGGGAAAAATAAGAAAGGAGAGAGTGGCGTTGACGCCTACTGATATGAGAACAATTCTCGCGCGTGAAGATCAC CTTTCTTTCCGGATATTATCCCTGAAGACTgttacatttggtatcagagacTTCGGTCCTGAATATCTCGCGCCAATTTCCGCCATTAAAGCTAGGGTTTCAAGCTCGAAGTTTTCTGGGTTTAATAGTAGAAACAAACAAGAATTGAAGCTGGCTAAACTCACGATTGTCCAACTACAAGCACAAATGGAAGAACGTATGAAGGCAATAGAGGAATCCATGGGGTCTATGAAGGATCAAAACCAGAGGATTGAGTTGTTACTTCAAGCGCTTCAAAATCGTCAACAAAATGGTCGAGTCAATGAAGAGCCTGAAAATAGGGAAGGTATACCCCATCCACACCCTCGCAATTTCAGTTTTAACCCTAAAATCGAATTTCCCCAATTTGATGGTAATAATGCTAGGTTATGGGTTAAAAAATGCAATCGATACTTTGAATTGTGTAAAATCCCTAACAACCAGAAAGCTGATTTAGCTTCATTATATGTGATTGGGAAGGCTGAATCTTGGGTTCAAAGTTATATGTCAGTTAGAGCGAATGTTGATTGGAATGACTTTGCCATGGATCTATGTGCTAGGTTTAAGGAAGCTATTGACAGTAAAGTTGTTGAGGAGTTTAATAAATTGTGTCAGGTAGGTTCTTTAGAGGACTATCTTGATACTTTTGAACACCTTAGAGGATTGATGTTACAAAGGAATAGACTACTACCTGATCAATATTTCTTGGATAGCTTTGTGGGAGGCTTGAAACCTGCAGTTAAGCCGTTTGTTAAGGCATTTAAACCAGGGTCATTAACTGAGGCAGTGGAGTATGCTAGACTGCAGGAAGAGACAATCTCTGCAACTAAAAATGTAAACAGACCCTTGCTTGAGAAACCACCTCAAATGAAACCAAATTACACACCCTTCCAGACCCAATACAGACCTGGTTCTTCAAATTACCAGAAGTATGACAGTAGAACCACCCCCACACCCACAGGCCAAAGTTTTCAAAGAACTAATACAAATATGGGTTCTTTTAAAACCAATCCCAGACACAGACCCCCTTTACCTGCAGATGTTGAGGAAAGGAGAAGGAAGAATCTTTGTTTTTACTGTGATGAACAGTATACTGCTGGTCACATCTGTAAAGGCAAGCTGTATAGAATTCAGGTGGTTCCTATTGAGGATAATGAAGGATTTACTGATGAAGGGGAGCTAGAAGATGAAATTGACCTCAATACAGTTGAAAATGACACTGAAGAGAACTCAGTAGAAGAGCAACCTTTGATTTCCCTTAATGCAATGTCTGGTCATAACTCCTTTCAGACTATGAGGGTTACAGGGAAGGTGAGATCCCAAAGTGTGCATATCCTAATTGATTCTGGTAGTACACATAACTTTTTAGATGAGGAGGTGGCAAAGAAGTTAGGGTGTAGGATATCTGGCACTTACCCTTTGGAGGTGTCTGTGGCAAATGGAGATAAAATCATGACCACAAAAGTTTGCAGAAAATTTAAATGGCAATTACATGGTGTGGAATTTTCTGCTGATGTGATGGTGGTTCCTTTAGGGGGCTGTGAAATGGTTTTAGGAATCCAGTGGTTGGCTTCTCTAGGACCAGTTAGCTGGGACTTCAAGGAGTTAAGAATGGAGTTCTTGTACAGAGAAAAGAAGGTGGTTCTTAGAGGTGTGAAGGGAGGCAATTGTTACTGGTTGAATggagaaaaaatgagaaaaaactGTATGAATGGTCAAATATTTGCATTACAAGTGCAACCAGCAGAGAATACTTCAACTGGTTTAAATCATATGACCAGTTCAGAAGTCATAGAAGAAGTTCTGAAGGAATTCCCAGATGTTTTTGAGGAGCCAACAACCTTGCCCCCACATAGATCTCATGACCACCAGATTCACTTAATACCTGGTACAGCTCCTATTAATGTGAGACCATATAGATATCCTGTCATACAAAAGGATGCCATTGAACAAATTACCAAGGAGATGCTGGAGAGTGGGGTGGTGCAGCACAGTCAGAGTCCATTTTCTTCCCCTGTTGTGCTGGTTAAGAAGAAAGATGGCACCTGGAGACTCTGTGTGGATTACAGGGAGCTCAATAAACACACAGTAAAAGATAAATTCCCCATACCTGTGATAGATGAATTATTAGATGAGTTACATGGCTCAACAGTGTTCTCAAAAATTGACCTGAGAGCAGGGTATTGGCAAATCAGGATGGCTGATCAAGATGTGCCCAAAACAGCATTTAGGACTCATGAGGGTCACTATGAATTtctggtgatgccatttggtctcaCAAATGCTCCATCCACATTTCAAAGCCTCATGAATTCAATATTCAGTGTGTACTTAAGGAAGTTCATTCTGGTTTTCTTTGATGACATTCTCATATATAGTTCATCAATGGCAGCACACAAAGAGCATTTGAGAATAGCATTGCAAATACTGAGAGAACATAACTTGTTTGCTAAGAGGAGCAAGTGTATCTTTGGAGTGAATGAGGTGGATTATCTGGGACACATCATTtctggagaaggagtatccacTGATCCATCTAAAATCAAGGCTATGATGGAATGGCCTATGCCTAAAAATGTTAAGGAGCTAAGGGGTTTCTTGGGCTTAACTGGCTATTACAGAAAATTCATCAAAGCTTATGGCATTATCAGCAAGCCCCTGACCAACTTACTAAGGAAAAATGGGTTTACTTGGACTGAACAAGCTACTGCAGCATTTAAGAGTTTACAGGCAGCTATGGTCAAGGCACCTGTACTAGCATTACCTAATTTTTCTGAACAATTTGAAGTGGAAACAGATGCAAGTGGCAAAGGTATTGGAGCTGTTTTATCACAGAAGGGCCACCCCATTGCTTTTATCAGTAAGGCATTATCTGAGAGACATTTGGCTCTATCTACCTATGAGAAGGAATTACTAGCTGTTATTATGGCTGTGGAAAAGTGGAGACCTTACCTCATTGGTAGacattttacaatcaaaaccgATCATTTTAGCCTCAAATACTTACTAGAACAGAAGATCACTACTCCCTTTCAGAGCAAATGCCTACCTAAACTACTTGGGTTGGATTATGAGGTGATTTATAGGAAGGGCAAGGAGAACACAGTGGCTGACTCTCTTTCTAGAATCACTGGAGGAGAATTGTTAGCTATAACAGTCACTCAGGTGAGAACTGACCTGCTGCAGAAGGTATACAGCAGTTGGCAAGAACAAGGTTGTCAGGAGTTGATCCAATCATTAAAAGATCAAGTTAACCCACAGTCTAAATATAAATGGGAAAATGATCGGTTGAGCGGGGAAAGGAAGATTGGTAGTAGGACTGatgaaatgttgagaaaggaaATTCTCTCCCTTATGCATGAGTCAGCTCTAGGAGGGCATTCTGGCACTCATGTGACTACTAAAAGGGTAGCAGCTCTCTTTTATTGGAAGCATCTTAAAAAAGATGTGAGGAACTTGATAAGACAATGTGTG CATGTGGAATTGCGTATGTCTACTGCTTACCATCCACAaactgatggtcaaactgaggTGGTTAACAAATGCTTGGAAACGTATCTAAGATGCATGACTGGGGAGCATCCAAAAGACTGGGCTCAGTGGATTCCCTTGGCTCAATGGTGGTACAACAGTAATTTCCATACCTCCATTGGTACTACCCCTTTTGAGGTTGTGTTTGGGCAACCTCCCCATATACATGTGCCTTACATTTCTGGAGATAGCATAGTGGCTGCAGTTGACAGGAGCCTGAAGACCAGGGAAGAGTGTATCAAGATGCTCAAGTTCCATTTGCAAAGGGCTCAGGTCAGGATGAAGAACCAAAGTGATAAACACAGATCAAGTACAACTAGCGATTGGGAACCG GGAAGTAGCATATGTTTGAACTTGCCTGCTCATGCAAGAGTACACCCAGTGTTTCATGTATCACAATTGAGAAAGCATCATGGACCAGCTCCTGTGGTAGCCTCAATTCCTATTGTGGATGAGAATTTGCAGTTGAGAGCTGAACCAGTAGCAGTGTTGGAGAGAAAAATGTCAAGGAAGGGAATGGGCTATGAAGTATACTTactggtgcattggtcaaatgGCACCCAAGAAGATGCTACTTGGGAACCGTATGATGATTTTGTCAAAAGATTTCCTGATTTCAAAGTAAATGACACTTGA